From the Notolabrus celidotus isolate fNotCel1 chromosome 12, fNotCel1.pri, whole genome shotgun sequence genome, one window contains:
- the LOC117822965 gene encoding uncharacterized protein LOC117822965 isoform X1 produces MSSSTIKRDIVRMLNDLSKEDFLTFCNQLRDRREDPRVSLSAVEGKRRWDIADVMVSTFTEPKALQVALQILRQMDRNEEAKTLESKTKVCVDKGDPTLRRTSKGELELKPSEEALKHAPCRPLQAAQKGVPLVKKKPEEVMAEAKACVLSEGGDPCNEWLLLSKVALQFGQYKGQTFKWLLENDVSYTVYLVAGLQKEKRSSSPQDPLTANKDCLVKYAKAYPEVMKKVRLRSVYKRAKSSYSPGQPPRRRQRRNQGYRRKKKFYG; encoded by the exons ATGTCCTCCTCGACGATCAAACGGGATATAGTGAGGATGCTGAATGATCTGAGTAAGGAGGattttcttacattttgtaACCAGCTGAGAGATCGCAGAGAAGATCCGCGGGTCAGCCTCAGCGCTGTGGAGGGCAAGAGACGATGGGATATCGCAGACGTCATGGTTTCAACCTTCACGGAACCAAAAGCTCTTCAGGTAGCTCTCCAAATACTGAGACAGATGGACCGGAACGAGGAGGCGAAGACACTGG aGTCAAAGACCAAAGTCTGTGTGGAC AAAGGTGACCCCACCCTCCGAAGGACGTCGAAGGGAGAGCTGGAGCTGAAGCCCTCAGAGGAGGCTCTGAAACATGCGCCATGTCGTCCCTTACAGGCTGCTCAGAAGGGAGTTCCTTTGGTGAAGAAGAAGCCAGAGGAGGTGATGGCTGAGGCGAAAGCTTGTGTTCTCTCAGAGGGTGGGGACCCCTGTAATGAGTGGCTTCTTCTGAGCAAAGTTGCGCTTCAGTTTGGCCAGTATAAAGGTCAAACCTTTAAATGGCTGCTGGAGAACGATGTAAGCTACACTGTCTATTTGGTCGCTGGCCTCCAGAAGGAGAAAAGGTCATCTTCCCCACAGGACCCACTGACGGCCAACAAG GATTGCTTGGTCAAATATGCAAAGGCTTACCCTGAGGTTATGAAAAAAGTCAGACTCCGAAGTGTGTACAAAAGAGCCAAGTCAAGCTACAGCCCAGGACAACCACCACGCAGAAGACAGCGAAGAAACCAGGGAtacaggaggaagaaaaagttTTATGGATAA
- the LOC117822965 gene encoding uncharacterized protein LOC117822965 isoform X2, with protein MELRDRREDPRVSLSAVEGKRRWDIADVMVSTFTEPKALQVALQILRQMDRNEEAKTLESKTKVCVDKGDPTLRRTSKGELELKPSEEALKHAPCRPLQAAQKGVPLVKKKPEEVMAEAKACVLSEGGDPCNEWLLLSKVALQFGQYKGQTFKWLLENDVSYTVYLVAGLQKEKRSSSPQDPLTANKDCLVKYAKAYPEVMKKVRLRSVYKRAKSSYSPGQPPRRRQRRNQGYRRKKKFYG; from the exons CTGAGAGATCGCAGAGAAGATCCGCGGGTCAGCCTCAGCGCTGTGGAGGGCAAGAGACGATGGGATATCGCAGACGTCATGGTTTCAACCTTCACGGAACCAAAAGCTCTTCAGGTAGCTCTCCAAATACTGAGACAGATGGACCGGAACGAGGAGGCGAAGACACTGG aGTCAAAGACCAAAGTCTGTGTGGAC AAAGGTGACCCCACCCTCCGAAGGACGTCGAAGGGAGAGCTGGAGCTGAAGCCCTCAGAGGAGGCTCTGAAACATGCGCCATGTCGTCCCTTACAGGCTGCTCAGAAGGGAGTTCCTTTGGTGAAGAAGAAGCCAGAGGAGGTGATGGCTGAGGCGAAAGCTTGTGTTCTCTCAGAGGGTGGGGACCCCTGTAATGAGTGGCTTCTTCTGAGCAAAGTTGCGCTTCAGTTTGGCCAGTATAAAGGTCAAACCTTTAAATGGCTGCTGGAGAACGATGTAAGCTACACTGTCTATTTGGTCGCTGGCCTCCAGAAGGAGAAAAGGTCATCTTCCCCACAGGACCCACTGACGGCCAACAAG GATTGCTTGGTCAAATATGCAAAGGCTTACCCTGAGGTTATGAAAAAAGTCAGACTCCGAAGTGTGTACAAAAGAGCCAAGTCAAGCTACAGCCCAGGACAACCACCACGCAGAAGACAGCGAAGAAACCAGGGAtacaggaggaagaaaaagttTTATGGATAA